In Gadus morhua chromosome 2, gadMor3.0, whole genome shotgun sequence, a single window of DNA contains:
- the LOC115537742 gene encoding uncharacterized protein LOC115537742 isoform X1, producing the protein MAVGCILRVSWFCLLLFGGSLPFPSMKGDRYTSKTDHPEIGGDKDDKLQTSHTLRFEAYSLAKGYSDRSKKVPLAAAPKQALLNPEEGARIQGGRAVEFGQKNAEIEDQKLPLNPANQHDYSFEEQRGSAKPQFPKPSTKPSSELAGSDLIPPTPYLLMDDGAFSSGPTLESKQVSKSGGYFNPTQNLNFQAGEQEGSHFYADQPRSRSSASYMTGGGEPVFSINSGNIAPTISAQTLQADVVSRTDTKGGYSSSALYLDVQAGSQSYSPNLVYEDVFHYPAAETAQLPSEESDLSDYNSVNVVQPSTWSSAPYMTREEPVLSNWAHAAPNISAQILEAEVVPRIDTKGGYSSSSLHLDLPAGVQEGSQSYSTNLVYEDFSQYPAAETAQLPSSDDDPYTYDSVNAEQPSSWSSDRYITREETVFSSNAGDWAQAALNIGAQILEAEAVPSIDTKGGYSSSSLHLDLPAGVQEGSQSYSPNLVDEAVYQYPAAEAAHLPSEESDLSDYNSVNVVQPSTLSSAPYMTREEEPVYVSNSGDWAQAAQTISEQPLEAEAVPSTDTKGGYSSSSLHLDLPADVQEGSQSYSPNLVDEAVYQYPAAETAQLYSEGVDASKYDSMNAVQPSTWSSASYMTREEEPVFSSHTGHWAHVAPVETPAYPSDVADFVLDSTSSKAAAQPVLFKPLKKAPQLPSSKWLQRPKKVRDQTASTYIVQSKGSHRRSRQMLSKKKYFSGFPPLPPFVLMALRP; encoded by the exons ATGGCTGTTGGGTGCATTCTCAG AGTGTCTTGGTTTTGTTTGTTGCTGTTTGGTGGCAGTCTTCCTTTTCCATCAATGAAGG gtgACAGATATACCTCCAAGACTGACCATCCTGAAATTGGGGGTGATAAAGATGACAAGCTACAAACTTCTCATACTCTGAGGTTTGAGGCATATAGCCTAGCAAAAGGATATTCAGACCGAAGCAAAAAAGTCCCACTAGCTGCAGCTCCAAAGCAGGCACTGTTGAACCCCGAGGAAGGGGCGAGGATCCAGGGAGGCAGAGCTGTGGAGTTTGGACAGAAAAATGCTGAGATTGAAGACCAGAAACTTCCTCTAAACCCTGCCAACCAGCATGATTACTCTTTTGAGGAGCAGAGGGGCAGCGCAAAGCCTCAGTTCCCTAAGCCTTCTACCAAACCATCTTCAGAACTGGCAGGCTCTGACCTTATCCCTCCTACTCCATATCTGTTGATGGACGATGGTGCATTCAGTAGTGGTCCTACTTTGGAGTCTAAACAAGTGTCTAAAAGTGGCGGGTACTTTAATCCTACCCAGAACCTCAACTTCCAGGCTGGTGAACAAGAGGGCTCACACTTCTATGCGGACCAGCCAAGAAGTCGGTCCTCTGCTTCCTACATGACCGGAGGAGGGGAGCCAGTATTCTCCATTAATTCAGGTAACATAGCGCCGACCATTAGCGCACAGACTCTGCAGGCTGACGTAGTATCTAGAACTGACACTAAAGGGGGTTACTCCAGCTCTGCGCTGTACCTCGATGTCCAGGCTGGTTCACAAAGCTATTCCCCTAACCTGGTCTATGAGGATGTTTTTCATTACCCTGCTGCTGAAACTGCACAGCTTCCTTCAGAAGAGAGTGACCTCTCTGACTACAACTCGGTGAATGTGGTCCAGCCAAGCACTTGGTCTTCTGCTCCTTACATGACTAGAGAGGAGCCGGTATTAAGTAACTGGGCCCACGCCGCTCCGAACATTAGCGCACAGATCCTGGAGGCTGAAGTAGTACCTAGAATTGACACTAAAGGGGGTTACTCTAGCTCTTCACTGCACCTTGACCTCCCAGCTGGTGTACAAGAAGGTTCACAAAGCTATTCCACTAACCTTGTCTATGAGGACTTTTCTCAATACCCAGCTGCTGAAACTGCACAGCTTCCTTCATCAGATGATGACCCCTACACCTATGACTCTGTGAATGCGGAACAGCCAAGCAGTTGGTCCTCTGATCGTTACATTACCAGAGAAGAGACGGTATTCTCCAGTAATGCAGGTGACTGGGCCCAGGCCGCTCTGAACATTGGCGCACAGATCCTGGAGGCTGAAGCAGTACCTAGTATTGACACTAAAGGGGGTTACTCTAGCTCTTCACTGCACCTTGACCTCCCAGCTGGTGTACAAGAAGGTTCACAAAGCTATTCCCCTAACCTTGTCGATGAGGCTGTTTATCAATACCctgctgctgaagctgcacATCTTCCTTCAGAAGAGAGTGACCTCTCCGACTACAACTCTGTGAATGTGGTCCAGCCAAGCACTTTGTCTTCTGCTCCCTACATGACTAGAGAAGAGGAGCCGGTTTACGTCAGTAATTCAGGTGACTGGGCCCAGGCTGCGCAGACCATTAGCGAACAGCCTCTGGAGGCTGAAGCAGTACCTAGTACTGACACTAAAGGGGGTTACTCTAGCTCTTCACTGCACCTTGACCTCCCAGCTGATGTACAAGAAGGTTCACAAAGCTATTCCCCTAACCTTGTTGATGAGGCTGTTTATCAATACCCTGCTGCTGAAACTGCACAGCTTTATTCAGAGGGGGTTGACGCCTCCAAGTATGACTCTATGAACGCAGTCCAGCCAAGCACTTGGTCCTCGGCTTCCTACATGACCAGAGAAGAGGAGCCGGTATTCTCCAGTCATACAGGTCACTGGGCCCATGTTGCTCCTGTGGAAACCCCTGCCTATCCAAGCGATGTGGCTGATTTCGTCTTGGACTCGACTTCAAGTAAAGCCGCTGCACAACCAGTCCTCTTCAAGCCACTGAAGAAGGCTCCTCAGCTGCCCAGCTCCAAGTGGCTTCAGAGGCCAAAGAAGGTGAGGGACCAGACTGCATCTACCTACATTGTCCAATCCAAGGGCTCACACCGCCGAAGCCGCCAGATGTTATCCAAGAAGAAGTACTTCAGCGGTTTCCCTCCACTGCCCCCATTCGTGCTTATGGCTCTGAGACCGTAA
- the LOC115537742 gene encoding uncharacterized protein LOC115537742 isoform X2 has protein sequence MAVGCILRVSWFCLLLFGGSLPFPSMKGDRYTSKTDHPEIGGDKDDKLQTSHTLRFEAYSLAKGYSDRSKKVPLAAAPKQALLNPEEGARIQGGRAVEFGQKNAEIEDQKLPLNPANQHDYSFEEQRGSAKPQFPKPSTKPSSELAGSDLIPPTPYLLMDDGAFSSGPTLESKQVSKSGGYFNPTQNLNFQAGEQEGSHFYADQPRSRSSASYMTGGGEPVFSINSGNIAPTISAQTLQADVVSRTDTKGGYSSSALYLDVQAGSQSYSPNLVYEDVFHYPAAETAQLPSEESDLSDYNSVNVVQPSTWSSAPYMTREEPVLSNWAHAAPNISAQILEAEVVPRIDTKGGYSSSSLHLDLPAGVQEGSQSYSTNLVYEDFSQYPAAETAQLPSSDDDPYTYDSVNAEQPSSWSSDRYITREETVFSSNAGDWAQAALNIGAQILEAEAVPSIDTKGGYSSSSLHLDLPAGVQEGSQSYSPNLVDEAVYQYPAAEAAHLPSEESDLSDYNSVNVVQPSTLSSAPYMTREEEPVYVSNSGDWAQAAQTISEQPLEAEAVPSTDTKGGYSSSSLHLDLPADVQEGSQSYSPNLVDEAVYQYPAAETAQLYSEGVDASKYDSMNAVQPSTWSSASYMTREEEPVFSSHTGHWAHVAPVETPAYPSDVADFVLDSTSSKAAAQPVLFKPLKKAPQLPSSKWLQRPKKVRDQTASTYIVQSKGSHRRSRQMLSKKKYFSGFPPLPPFVLMALRP, from the exons AGTGTCTTGGTTTTGTTTGTTGCTGTTTGGTGGCAGTCTTCCTTTTCCATCAATGAAGG gtgACAGATATACCTCCAAGACTGACCATCCTGAAATTGGGGGTGATAAAGATGACAAGCTACAAACTTCTCATACTCTGAGGTTTGAGGCATATAGCCTAGCAAAAGGATATTCAGACCGAAGCAAAAAAGTCCCACTAGCTGCAGCTCCAAAGCAGGCACTGTTGAACCCCGAGGAAGGGGCGAGGATCCAGGGAGGCAGAGCTGTGGAGTTTGGACAGAAAAATGCTGAGATTGAAGACCAGAAACTTCCTCTAAACCCTGCCAACCAGCATGATTACTCTTTTGAGGAGCAGAGGGGCAGCGCAAAGCCTCAGTTCCCTAAGCCTTCTACCAAACCATCTTCAGAACTGGCAGGCTCTGACCTTATCCCTCCTACTCCATATCTGTTGATGGACGATGGTGCATTCAGTAGTGGTCCTACTTTGGAGTCTAAACAAGTGTCTAAAAGTGGCGGGTACTTTAATCCTACCCAGAACCTCAACTTCCAGGCTGGTGAACAAGAGGGCTCACACTTCTATGCGGACCAGCCAAGAAGTCGGTCCTCTGCTTCCTACATGACCGGAGGAGGGGAGCCAGTATTCTCCATTAATTCAGGTAACATAGCGCCGACCATTAGCGCACAGACTCTGCAGGCTGACGTAGTATCTAGAACTGACACTAAAGGGGGTTACTCCAGCTCTGCGCTGTACCTCGATGTCCAGGCTGGTTCACAAAGCTATTCCCCTAACCTGGTCTATGAGGATGTTTTTCATTACCCTGCTGCTGAAACTGCACAGCTTCCTTCAGAAGAGAGTGACCTCTCTGACTACAACTCGGTGAATGTGGTCCAGCCAAGCACTTGGTCTTCTGCTCCTTACATGACTAGAGAGGAGCCGGTATTAAGTAACTGGGCCCACGCCGCTCCGAACATTAGCGCACAGATCCTGGAGGCTGAAGTAGTACCTAGAATTGACACTAAAGGGGGTTACTCTAGCTCTTCACTGCACCTTGACCTCCCAGCTGGTGTACAAGAAGGTTCACAAAGCTATTCCACTAACCTTGTCTATGAGGACTTTTCTCAATACCCAGCTGCTGAAACTGCACAGCTTCCTTCATCAGATGATGACCCCTACACCTATGACTCTGTGAATGCGGAACAGCCAAGCAGTTGGTCCTCTGATCGTTACATTACCAGAGAAGAGACGGTATTCTCCAGTAATGCAGGTGACTGGGCCCAGGCCGCTCTGAACATTGGCGCACAGATCCTGGAGGCTGAAGCAGTACCTAGTATTGACACTAAAGGGGGTTACTCTAGCTCTTCACTGCACCTTGACCTCCCAGCTGGTGTACAAGAAGGTTCACAAAGCTATTCCCCTAACCTTGTCGATGAGGCTGTTTATCAATACCctgctgctgaagctgcacATCTTCCTTCAGAAGAGAGTGACCTCTCCGACTACAACTCTGTGAATGTGGTCCAGCCAAGCACTTTGTCTTCTGCTCCCTACATGACTAGAGAAGAGGAGCCGGTTTACGTCAGTAATTCAGGTGACTGGGCCCAGGCTGCGCAGACCATTAGCGAACAGCCTCTGGAGGCTGAAGCAGTACCTAGTACTGACACTAAAGGGGGTTACTCTAGCTCTTCACTGCACCTTGACCTCCCAGCTGATGTACAAGAAGGTTCACAAAGCTATTCCCCTAACCTTGTTGATGAGGCTGTTTATCAATACCCTGCTGCTGAAACTGCACAGCTTTATTCAGAGGGGGTTGACGCCTCCAAGTATGACTCTATGAACGCAGTCCAGCCAAGCACTTGGTCCTCGGCTTCCTACATGACCAGAGAAGAGGAGCCGGTATTCTCCAGTCATACAGGTCACTGGGCCCATGTTGCTCCTGTGGAAACCCCTGCCTATCCAAGCGATGTGGCTGATTTCGTCTTGGACTCGACTTCAAGTAAAGCCGCTGCACAACCAGTCCTCTTCAAGCCACTGAAGAAGGCTCCTCAGCTGCCCAGCTCCAAGTGGCTTCAGAGGCCAAAGAAGGTGAGGGACCAGACTGCATCTACCTACATTGTCCAATCCAAGGGCTCACACCGCCGAAGCCGCCAGATGTTATCCAAGAAGAAGTACTTCAGCGGTTTCCCTCCACTGCCCCCATTCGTGCTTATGGCTCTGAGACCGTAA
- the LOC115537783 gene encoding uncharacterized protein LOC115537783 has protein sequence MAVGCILRVSWFCLLLFGGSLPFPSMKGYSYTSKNDHPEIGGDKDDELQTSNTLRFDAYSLEKGYSDRSKKVPLAAAPKQALLNPEEGARVQGGRAVEFGQKNAEMEGQKLVKPVTFPLNPPNQHDYSFEEQWGSTKPQFPPSDTKGVYSSSSLHLDLPAGVQEGSQSYSTNLVYEDFSQYPAAETAQLLSPDDDPYTYDSVIAEQPSSWSSDRYITTEEPVFSSNAGDWAQGAPNISAQILEAEAVPSTDTKGGYSSSSLHLDLPAGVQEGSQSYSPNLVYEDVYQYPAAEIAQLPSEESDLSDYNSVNVVQPSIWSSAPYMTREEEPVYVSNSGDWAQAAPTISEQTLEAEAIPSTDTKGGYSSSSLNLNFQAGVQEGSQSYSPNHVDEAVYQYPAAETAQLYSEGVDASKYDSMNAVQPSTWSSASYMTREEEPVFSSHPGHWAHVAPVETPAYPSDVADFGLDSTSSKPAAQPVLFKPLKKAPQLPSSKWLQRPKKVRDQTASTYIVQSKGSHRRSRQMLSKKKYFSGFPPPPPFVTMALRP, from the exons ATGGCTGTTGGGTGCATTCTCAG AGTGTCTTGGTTTTGTTTGTTGCTGTTTGGTGGCAGTCTTCCTTTTCCATCAATGAAGG gttACAGCTATACCTCCAAGAATGACCATCCTGAAATTGGGGGTGATAAAGATGACGAGCTACAAACTTCTAATACTCTAAGGTTTGATGCATATAGCCTAGAAAAAGGCTATTCAGACCGAAGCAAAAAAGTCCCACTAGCTGCAGCTCCAAAGCAGGCACTGTTGAACCCTGAGGAAGGGGCGAGGGTCCAGGGAGGCAGAGCTGTGGAGTTTGGACAGAAAAATGCTGAGATGGAAGGCCAGAAACTTGTCAAGCCAGTGACATTCCCTCTAAACCCTCCCAACCAGCATGATTACTCTTTTGAGGAGCAGTGGGGCAGCACTAAGCCTCAGTTCCCACCCTCTGACACTAAAGGGGTTTACTCTAGCTCTTCATTGCACCTTGACCTCCCAGCTGGTGTACAAGAAGGTTCACAAAGCTATTCCACTAACCTTGTCTACGAGGACTTTTCTCAATACCCAGCTGCTGAAACTGCACAGCTTCTTTCACCAGATGATGACCCCTACACCTATGACTCTGTGATTGCGGAACAGCCAAGCAGTTGGTCCTCTGATCGTTACATTACCACAGAAGAGCCGGTATTCTCCAGTAATGCAGGTGACTGGGCCCAGGGCGCTCCGAACATTAGCGCACAAATTCTGGAGGCTGAAGCAGTACCTAGTACTGACACTAAAGGGGGTTACTCTAGCTCTTCACTGCACCTTGACCTCCCAGCTGGTGTACAAGAGGGTTCACAAAGCTATTCCCCTAACCTGGTCTATGAGGATGTTTATCAATACCCTGCTGCTGAAATTGCACAGCTTCCTTCAGAAGAGAGTGACCTCTCTGACTACAACTCTGTGAATGTGGTCCAGCCAAGCATTTGGTCTTCTGCTCCCTACATGACTAGAGAAGAGGAGCCGGTTTACGTCAGTAATTCAGGTGACTGGGCCCAGGCAGCGCCGACCATTAGCGAACAAACTCTGGAGGCTGAAGCAATACCTAGTACTGACACTAAAGGGGGTTACTCTAGCTCTTCACTGAACCTCAACTTCCAAGCTGGTGTACAAGAAGGTTCACAAAGCTATTCCCCTAACCATGTCGATGAGGCTGTTTATCAATACCCTGCTGCTGAAACTGCACAGCTTTATTCAGAGGGGGTTGACGCCTCCAAGTATGACTCTATGAACGCAGTCCAGCCAAGCACTTGGTCCTCGGCTTCCTACATGACCAGAGAAGAGGAGCCGGTATTCTCCAGTCATCCAGGTCACTGGGCCCATGTTGCTCCTGTGGAAACCCCTGCCTATCCAAGCGATGTGGCTGATTTCGGCTTGGACTCTACTTCAAGTAAACCCGCTGCACAACCAGTCCTCTTCAAGCCACTGAAGAAGGCTCCTCAGCTCCCCAGCTCCAAGTGGCTTCAGAGGCCAAAGAAGGTGAGGGACCAGACTGCATCTACCTACATTGTCCAATCCAAGGGCTCACACCGCCGAAGCCGCCAGATGTTATCCAAGAAGAAGTACTTCAGCGGtttccctccaccacccccattCGTGACTATGGCTCTGAGACCGTAA
- the LOC115537789 gene encoding uncharacterized protein LOC115537789, which translates to MAVGCILRVSWFSWLLFGGSLPFPSLKGYSYTSKNDHPEIGGDKDDELQTSHTLRFDAYSLEKGYSDRSKNVPLAAAPKQAPLNPEEGARIQGGGAVEFGQKNAEMEDQKLVKPVTFPLNPPNQHDHSFEEQWGSTKPHFPPSDTKGAYSSLHLDLPAGVQEGSQSYSTNLVDEAVYQYPAAETAQLPSPDDDPYTYDSVVAEQPSSWSSDRYITTEEPVFSSNAGDWAHAAPNIGEHILEAEAVPSTDTKGGYSSSSLHLDLPAGVQEGSQSYSTNLVDEAVYQYPAAETAQLPSEESDLSDYNSVNVVQPSTWSSAPYMTREEEPVYVSNSGDWAQAAQTISEQPLEAEAVPSTDTKGDYSSSSLNLNFQAGVQEGSQSYSTNLVDEAVYQYPAAEAEQLHSEGVDASKYDSMNAVQPSTWSSASYLTREEEPAFSSHTGHWAHVAPVETPAYPSYVTDYGLDSTSSKAAAQPVLFKPLKKAPQLPSSKWLQRPKKVRDQTASTYIVQSKGSHRRSRQMLSKKKYFSGFPPPPPSVLMALRP; encoded by the exons ATGGCTGTTGGGTGCATTCTCAG AGTGTCTTGGTTTTCTTGGTTGCTGTTTGGTGGCAGTCTTCCTTTTCCATCATTGAAGG gttATAGCTATACCTCCAAGAATGACCATCCTGAAATTGGGGGTGATAAAGATGACGAGCTACAAACTTCTCATACTCTAAGGTTTGATGCATATAGCCTAGAAAAAGGCTATTCAGACCGAAGCAAAAACGTCCCACTAGCTGCAGCTCCAAAGCAGGCACCGTTGAACCCCGAGGAAGGGGCGAGgatccagggaggaggagctgtggaGTTTGGACAGAAAAATGCTGAGATGGAAGACCAGAAACTTGTCAAGCCAGTGACATTCCCTCTAAACCCTCCCAACCAGCATGATCACTCTTTTGAGGAGCAGTGGGGCAGCACGAAGCCTCACTTCCCACCCTCTGACACTAAAGGGGCTTACTCTTCATTGCACCTTGACCTCCCAGCTGGTGTACAAGAAGGTTCACAAAGCTATTCCACTAACCTTGTCGATGAGGCTGTTTATCAATACCCAGCTGCTGAAACTGCACAGCTTCCTTCACCAGATGATGACCCCTACACCTATGACTCTGTGGTTGCGGAACAGCCAAGCAGTTGGTCCTCTGATCGTTACATTACCACAGAAGAGCCGGTATTCTCCAGTAATGCAGGTGACTGGGCCCACGCCGCTCCGAACATTGGTGAACATATTCTGGAGGCTGAAGCAGTACCTAGTACTGACACTAAAGGGGGTTACTCTAGCTCTTCACTGCACCTTGACCTCCCAGCTGGTGTACAAGAGGGTTCACAAAGCTATTCCACTAACCTTGTTGATGAGGCTGTTTATCAATACCCTGCTGCTGAAACTGCACAGCTTCCTTCAGAAGAGAGTGACCTCTCCGACTACAACTCTGTGAATGTGGTCCAGCCCAGCACTTGGTCTTCTGCTCCTTACATGACTAGAGAAGAGGAGCCGGTTTACGTCAGTAATTCAGGTGACTGGGCCCAAGCAGCGCAGACCATTAGCGAACAGCCTCTGGAGGCGGAAGCAGTACCTAGTACTGACACTAAAGGGGATTACTCTAGCTCTTCACTGAACCTCAACTTCCAAGCTGGTGTACAAGAAGGTTCACAAAGCTATTCCACTAACCTTGTCGATGAGGCTGTTTATCAATACCCTGCTGCTGAAGCTGAACAGCTTCATTCAGAGGGGGTTGACGCCTCCAAGTATGACTCTATGAACGCAGTCCAGCCAAGCACTTGGTCCTCGGCTTCCTACTTGACCAGAGAAGAGGAGCCGGCATTCTCCAGTCATACAGGTCACTGGGCCCATGTTGCTCCTGTGGAAACCCCTGCCTATCCAAGCTATGTGACTGACTACGGCTTGGACTCGACTTCAAGTAAAGCCGCTGCACAACCAGTCCTCTTCAAGCCACTGAAGAAGGCTCCTCAGCTCCCCAGCTCCAAGTGGCTTCAGAGGCCAAAGAAGGTGAGGGACCAGACTGCATCTACCTACATTGTCCAATCCAAGGGCTCACACCGCCGAAGCCGCCAGATGTTATCCAAGAAGAAGTACTTCAGCGGtttccctccaccacccccatccgTGCTTATGGCTCTGAGACCGTAA